In Spinacia oleracea cultivar Varoflay chromosome 5, BTI_SOV_V1, whole genome shotgun sequence, a single window of DNA contains:
- the LOC130461395 gene encoding uncharacterized protein: MGDFNSIMAMEDRIGTPVRFSEIQPMRECMASCELLEVKFVGKQFTWTNKQDGVNIVLSRIDRVLENSRWEDVFCTAESTCLPEDTFDHCPMVLSCYRSSHIKKPFKFYNMWTSAYGFLPLVQHNWDKVVQGCHMYKVDRSHVNPVIVDQGERLTDIHKGLLNCNFQENDIKGVLDSIPINKSPGLDGFNSMFFKAALPIIKRDVCLVVNDFFLTGKILREINITSIYLTPKVIVPAYIGNFRPIACCSVLYKCISKLMCKKLSQFLPEIISPNQGAFVAGRSILHNLLMCQDIIKHYNRGTTRPSCMMKLDLKKAYDTFEWKFIEEIMLELGFPPFFVNLVMTCLSTTQYSILINGAPSPLIQPIRGLRQGDPFLLYSLPCGWSTSPVFRLFSETTVLHVNPSKSSMYCCGMDPRTNAAIGTISGFQLDTCLLSILGCLLSPGRFKLVTVGQIFLIPVVVIWNINVVCRSYLCFGVYDDKRPGNVIWDKLCTDKDHGDLGFRNLAIWNQAAIGKLAWAIEKKKDNMWVKWVHALYIKDKRWQQYSPTLAVSWAVKYICKVKQLCTEKLLSTSWLNGAKYSIKRFIIL, from the exons ATGGGGGACTTTAACTCAATCATGGCTATGGAGGATAGAATTGGGACCCCTGTTAGATTCTCAGAAATTCAGCCTATGAGGGAGTGTATGGCTTCTTGTGAACTTTTGGAGGTTAAATTTGTTGGTAAGCAGTTCACCTGGACTAACAAGCAAGATGGGGTCAATATAGTGCTTTCTAGAATTGATAGGGTGCTAGAAAATTCTCGTTGGGAGGATGTTTTCTGTACTGCAGAGTCAACTTGTCTCCCTGAGGATACCTTCGATCATTGTCCCATGGTGTTAAGCTGTTATAGGTCTTCCCATATTAAGAAGCCCTTCAAATTCTACAACATGTGGACTAGTGCATATGGGTTTCTTCCTTTGGTTCAGCATAATTGGGATAAAGTGGTTCAGGGGTGCCACATGTACAAG GTGGATAGGTCTCATGTTAATCCAGTCATTGTGGATCAAGGGGAAAGGCTAACTGATATCCACAAGGGGTTGCTTAACTGCAATTTCCAAGAGAATGACATTAAGGGGGTCTTGGATTCTATTCCTATTAACAAATCCCCTGGGCTTGATGGATTCAATAGCATGTTCTTTAAAGCTGCCTTGCCCATCATTAAAAGAGATGTGTGTTTGGTTGTAAATGATTTCTTCCTAACAGGGAAAATCTTGAGGGAAATCAATATCACTTCAATTTATTTGACCCCTAAGGTCATAGTGCCAGCTTATATAGGGAACTTTAGGCCAATTGCTTGTTGTTCAGTTCTGTACAAATGCATCTCCAAACTTATGTgcaaaaagctcagtcaatttCTTCCAGAAATCATCTCCCCTAATCAAGGAGCCTTTGTTGCTGGCAGATCCATTCTGCATAATTTATTGATGTGTCAGGACATTATTAAACACTACAACAGGGGGACCACGAGACCAAGTTGTATGATGAAACTTGATTTGAAGAAAGCCTATGATACATTTGAATGGAAATTCATTGAGGAGATCATGCTTGAATTAGGTTTCCCTCCCTTCTTTGTGAACCTAGTCATGACATGTCTGTCTACCACTCAATACTCAATTTTGATTAATGGAGCTCCTTCGCCTCTAATCCAACCTATAAGAGGGTTGAGACAGGGAGACCCCTTTCTCCTCTACTCTTTACCTTGTGGATGGAGTACTTCTCCAG TCTTCAGACTGTTCTCTGAAACCACTGTCCTTCATGTGAATCCCTCTAAATCCTCAATGTATTGTTGTGGGATGGATCCTCGCACTAATGCTGCAATTGGTACAATTTCTGGGTTTCAACTTGATACTTGCCTTTTAAGTATCTTAGGGTGCCTATTATCTCCAGGAAGATTCAAGCTGGTGACTGTG GGCCAGATTTTCCTTATTCCAGTTGTTGTTATATGGAATATTAATGTTGTATGCAGGTCTTACCTATGTTTTGGTGTGTATGATGACAAAAGACCTGGTAATGTCATCTGGGACAAACTTTGTACTGATAAGGATCATGGTGATCTTGGGTTCAGAAACTTGGCAATTTGGAACCAAGCAGCTATTGGCAAACTAGCCTGGGCTATTGAGAAAAAGAAAGACAATATGTGGGTCAAGTGGGTTCATGCTCTGTATATCAAGGATAAGAGATGGCAACAATATTCTCCTACTCTAGCTGTCAGTTGGGCTGTTAAATATATATGTAAGGTGAAACAGTTGTGTACTGAGAAGCTTTTGTCTACTTCTTGGCTTAATGGTGCTAAATACTCCATCAAGAGGTTTATCATTCTTTAA
- the LOC130461396 gene encoding uncharacterized protein, producing the protein MEKIKIPTCKYAGKTDPVNHLSSFGGHMMLYTNTDSMWCKVFPSTLEGIGQSWERMTGELMSVVQGSQESLRDYISRFNMEASNIIKLQQEVIVLAMMSGMQDGEFKSYLGRKSFTALEVLGKANEFIKSEEIVKATSRRYVAGENNYTNQNRKEPYRKEYADRRDNHQAKNERGGPSRGKEDEKWQRPPKMDHGHLTEECTHLKDNIEDMIRRGYLTKLKAKSSYSRTYENRDNDGKFENKKLDHKKNHPADQKRSGDILVITGGPVYAGTIASGAKASVNEFRH; encoded by the exons ATGGAAAAGATAAAAATTCCCACCTGCAAGTATGCTGGAAAGACAGATCCAGTTAACCATCTTTCATCCTTCGGGGGACACATGATGCTATATACCAACACAGATTCCATGTGGTGTAAAGTTTTCCCTTCTACACTTGAGGGGATAGGGCAGAGCTG GGAGAGGATGACGGGAGAACTGATGTCAGTTGTCCAAGGGTCGCAAGAGTCTTTAAGAGACTATATTTCCAGGTTCAACATGGAGGCATCGAATATAATCAAGTTGCAACAGGAGGTGATAGTTCTGGCAATGATGTCCGGTATGCAAGATGGAGAGTTCAAGAGTTATCTGGGTAGAAAATCATTCACAGCCCTGGAAGTACTGGGAAAGGCAAATGAGTTCATAAAAAGCGAAGAAATTGTCAAAGCAACTTCCCGTAGATATGTAGCAGGTGAGAATAACTACACTAATCAGAACAGAAAGGAGCCGTACAGAAAAGAATATGCAGACAGAAGGGACAACCACCAGGCCAAAAATGAGCGGGGTGGACCAAGCAGAGGCAAG GAAGATGAAAAGTGGCAGAGGCCACCTAAGAT GGATCACGGTCACCTCACAGAGGAATGCACTCACCTTAAAGATAACATTGAAGATATGATTCGAAGGGGGTATCTAACAAAGTTAAAGGCAAAAAGCTCATATAGCAGAACATATGAGAACAGGGACAATGATGGCAAGTTTGAAAACAAGAAGTTGGATCACAAGAAAAACCACCCAGCAGATCAAAAGAGGTCAGGAGATATATTAGTCATAACAGGAGGACCAGTTTATGCTGGGACCATAGCCAGTGGAGCCAAGGCTAGTGTGAACGAATTCAGACATTAG